In the Syntrophales bacterium genome, GGATTCTATGGTTTCTCGCACAGCCCTTTCCAAGTTCTCTGCGAAGGCGATTACATCCTGTGTATTGTCAAGCTCACCCCGTTTTTTCAGCGCCCCGCTCCATGCGAAGATGATGGCGGTTGGATTAGTGGATGTTTCCTCTCCCTTCAGGTATCGGTAGTAATGTCTCTGTACTGTTCCGTGAGCGGCCTCGTATTCGTAACACCCCTTCGGGGAAACGAGAACCGATGTCATCATAGCCAGGCTTCCGCAGGCTGAAGCAATCATATCAGACATTACATCCCCGTCATAGTTTTTTAGGGCCCATAGGATTCCGCCTTCAGAACGGACAACTCTCGCTGCTGCGTCATCTATGAGGGAAAAGTTGTAACTCAATCCGGCCTGTCTGAAATGTGTTTCCCAGTTGGTTCTGTATTCCTTCTCGAATATGCTCCGGAAGTGGCCATCGTACGTCTTGGATATGGTGTCTTTCGCACTGAACCAGAGGTCGAGCTTTCTCTCCAGGGCATAACGGAAACACGTACGTGCGAACTCTTCGATGGAATCGTCGAGATTGTGTATAGCCTGGACAATACCTGGACCAGAGAATTGAAACACAGTGGTCTCCGCCACTTCTTCCCCTTCTTCAGGCTGAAAGAGGAGTTTTACCTTTCCCTTCCTTTGTATTCTCATTTCGACGTTACTGTACACGTCACCGTAAGCGTGCCGACCAATGACGATGGGTTTTTTCCATGATCGCACATAGGGCACGATATTTTTCACCAGAATGGGTTCTCTGAAAACAGTTCCACCGAGGATCGTCCTTATTGTCGCATTGGGACTTTTCCATGCCTTCTTAAGATTGTACTCCTGTACCCTTTCTTCCGTAGGTGTTATTGTGGCACACTTTACGCCCACACCATGACTTAAAATGGCTCTGGCGGCGTCCTCTGTTATCTTGTCGTCTGTCTCGTCTCGTTTTTTTATGTGGAGGTCGTAGTATTTTAGGTCTACGTTTAGGTAAGGCAAGATGAGATATTCTTTGACGAGATCCCACATAATACGGGTCATCTCATCGCCGTCTATTTCTACAATGGGGTTCCTAACTTTTATCTTCATGATGTGTATTTCTCTCCCTGATTATATTCAGCATGCCGCCGGCGAGTATAATAGCCTTTTCTCTCTGACTGAGAGTATATTTTACCGTGAAATAACTTTTTTTGGAAATGTTGTGGATGATCAAGGATTCGCCCTTTTGCAGAGCTTCCCTTATGTTTACAATTTCAAGTGTGTCTCCCTGGCCGAGGGAATCGTAATCTGCATAGCTACTGAAGGTTAGGGGTAGTATACCTGAATTGATGAGATTTGATGCATGGATGCGTTCAAATGATTTGGCAATGACAAATCTGACCCCTACATGGGCTGGACACAGAGCGGCATGTTCCCGGGAAGAGCCTTGTCCGTAAGATTTACCAGCCACGATGATATTGGCAAAACCTCTTTCTTTGTTTTGGATGGCTCTTTTGTAGAATTCTGGATCCACCACTTCGAAGAGGTACTGGGCGTACCGAGAAATATTGGAGCGGTACTTCATCCTGTCCCCTGCAGGTATGATATGATCGGTGGTGATATTGTCTTCTAATTTGATTGCAACCACACCTTTTATGTTTTCGGGCATAGGGGTGTTCAATGGTGGTGATCCTATATTGGGTCCCCTTAAAATTTGTACCTTTTCTGCCTCATCACTGTTGAGGGGCGGGATAATCATTGAATCGTCGATACAGAATTTTTCTGGCATCTCTATTCGGGGATATTCTATATTTAATTTTCTGGGATCTGTTATGCGACCTGTAATTAAGGCGGCTGCTGCCGTTTCTGGGCTTACGAGATAAACATACGCATCTTTTGTTCCCGATCTACCGTAGAAGTTTCTGTTGGATGTTCTCAGAGATACACCGCCGGATGGTGGACTCTGACTATTGCCGATGCAGAAACCACAGGCATTTTCCATTATACGAGCGCCACTTGTGATTAGCGAACGCAAATGACTGCTCATAAGCAGGTTGGTAACTACCTGGCGAGAACCGGGGGCAACGACAAAGCTCACATCTTTGTGGGTTACTCTGCCACTTAGTATCTCGGCAACTGTGGCCAGATCCCTGTATGAGGAATTTGTGCAGCTACCCACACACACCTGGTGAACAGGTATGTTTTCTATTTCACTTATCCGTTTCACATTGTCGGGGCTATGAGGACACGCTGCTAGAGGCTCCAGTTCTGATAGATTTATGGTTACTATTCTGTCATATTGCGCATCTCTGTCAGCCTCCAGGGGTATCCAGTCATTTTCTCTACCCTGGGCACGGAGGAACAGCCTTGTCATATCATCGCTGGGAAATATAGAGGTGGTTACACCGCATTCCGCACCCATGTTGGCTATCGTCGCCCTCTCCGGCACGGTTAATTTCTTTAGACCTTCTCCTCCGTATTCAAATACGTAGCCCACGTTTCCTTTTGTTGTAAATATACTGAGAATGTAGAGAATTACGTCTTTTGCCGAAACCCACGGTGGTAGCTCCTCTTCCAAATTAATACGGATAACCCTGGGACACTTGAGGTAGAAAGGTTCTCCCGCCATCGCCAGGGCTACATCTAAACCGCCGGCACCGAGGGCAAACATACCAAGGGCGCCACAGGTGGGTGTGTGACTGTCAGCTCCAAGAAGAGTTTTTCCCGGTTTGCCGAATCTCTCCAGGTGGATTTGATGGCATATACCATTGCCTGGTCTTGAAAAATAGATTCCGTACCGCTGCGCTACGCTCTGAAGGTATAGATGATCATCCGCATTTTCAAAACCGATTTGAATCGTGTTGTGGTCTACGTAGCTTACTGACAGTTCTGTTCTCACCCGGGGGACGTTCATGGCTTCGAATTGTAAGTAAGTCATGGTACCCGTTGCGTCCTGGGTTAGGGTTTGGTCGATTCTTATTGCGATTTCTGATCCTGCTTCAAGTTTTCCCCCTACTAGGTGACTGGATAGAATCTTCTCTGTAATATTCAAACCCATATCAAACAACTAATATGGGGCACGGATGTCGTACCCCACTTTCCTCCTCTAGTATTGATGTTTCGTTTTTTATCAGGTTCCCTTGCGAGATGAACCGTTCACAAGAGATGTGTTTTCCCAACCTGTATCTAGAACCTTTACCCTTATAGCCTTTGCGAAACGCTTACTGTAATAAGGTTCATCCAGGGAATCGATCTTCACCTGCCGGAAACG is a window encoding:
- a CDS encoding NADP-dependent isocitrate dehydrogenase translates to MKIKVRNPIVEIDGDEMTRIMWDLVKEYLILPYLNVDLKYYDLHIKKRDETDDKITEDAARAILSHGVGVKCATITPTEERVQEYNLKKAWKSPNATIRTILGGTVFREPILVKNIVPYVRSWKKPIVIGRHAYGDVYSNVEMRIQRKGKVKLLFQPEEGEEVAETTVFQFSGPGIVQAIHNLDDSIEEFARTCFRYALERKLDLWFSAKDTISKTYDGHFRSIFEKEYRTNWETHFRQAGLSYNFSLIDDAAARVVRSEGGILWALKNYDGDVMSDMIASACGSLAMMTSVLVSPKGCYEYEAAHGTVQRHYYRYLKGEETSTNPTAIIFAWSGALKKRGELDNTQDVIAFAENLERAVRETIESGIMTGDIIGMAESIPSKKLVSTQEFIKAISIRLEDCYK
- a CDS encoding aconitate hydratase; the encoded protein is MGLNITEKILSSHLVGGKLEAGSEIAIRIDQTLTQDATGTMTYLQFEAMNVPRVRTELSVSYVDHNTIQIGFENADDHLYLQSVAQRYGIYFSRPGNGICHQIHLERFGKPGKTLLGADSHTPTCGALGMFALGAGGLDVALAMAGEPFYLKCPRVIRINLEEELPPWVSAKDVILYILSIFTTKGNVGYVFEYGGEGLKKLTVPERATIANMGAECGVTTSIFPSDDMTRLFLRAQGRENDWIPLEADRDAQYDRIVTINLSELEPLAACPHSPDNVKRISEIENIPVHQVCVGSCTNSSYRDLATVAEILSGRVTHKDVSFVVAPGSRQVVTNLLMSSHLRSLITSGARIMENACGFCIGNSQSPPSGGVSLRTSNRNFYGRSGTKDAYVYLVSPETAAAALITGRITDPRKLNIEYPRIEMPEKFCIDDSMIIPPLNSDEAEKVQILRGPNIGSPPLNTPMPENIKGVVAIKLEDNITTDHIIPAGDRMKYRSNISRYAQYLFEVVDPEFYKRAIQNKERGFANIIVAGKSYGQGSSREHAALCPAHVGVRFVIAKSFERIHASNLINSGILPLTFSSYADYDSLGQGDTLEIVNIREALQKGESLIIHNISKKSYFTVKYTLSQREKAIILAGGMLNIIRERNTHHEDKS